The genomic DNA TGCCGAGGTTGCCGTTGTTAATGACGGCAACCTTAAACGGAAAGCCCTCCAATGCCGCGGTGGTGAGTTCCTGGTTGGTCATTTGGAAGCAACCGTCACCGTCAATCGCCCACACTTCTTTATCCGGGCATGCTGCCTTGGCGCCGAGGGCCGCCGGCACGGCATAGCCCATGGTTCCGGCACCGCCGGAGTTGATCCAAGAGCGTGGATGTTCAAAGTCAATGAACTGTGCCGACCACATCTGGTGCTGTCCCACACCGGCACAGTAGATAGCCTCAGGACCTACGGTTTCACTCAGCTTTTCCAACACAAATTGGGGATTGAGTTGCCCATCTGGAGTGGGATCATAGCCACGGGGGAACCGTTCCTTGAGCCCATCGAGGCAGTCCCGCCATGGGCCTACTTCCGGAGACTTCACCGCGGAGTTCTTGCGGTACTCCTTTAAGAGTCCTGCCAACACGTTGCGGGCATCACCCACGATTGGCACGGCAACGTCGCGGATTTTCCCAATTTCAGCCGGGTCAATATCAGCATGAATTACCTGGGCCTCAGGGGCAAAAGTGGAGGTATCACCGGTTACTCGATCATCAAATCGCGCGCCGATAGTAATCAACAGGTCAGCTCGCTGCATGGCCGCAACTGCAGGGACGGTGCCATGCATACCCGGCATGCCCATGTGGAGCGGATGAGATTCCGGAAAGGCCCCCAAGGCCATGAGCGTAGTCACGACAGGGATTCCGGAAAATTCCGCAAACTCGCGCAGCTCCTTGGCCGCCTCGGCCTTGATGACACCGCCGCCGGCATAGATGACCGGCTTTTCTGCCTGTGCAATGAGCTCAACCGCTTGCGCGATCTGACGATGGTGCGGCTTGGTCGTCGGTTTATATCCAGGCAGATCAAACGTAGCCGGAAAGGAATATTCCAATTCACCGTTTTGCACGTCCTTCGGGATATCCACTAAGACCGGCCCCGGACGGCCCGTAGAAGCCAGATGGAATGCGGCTGCAATGGCAGCTGGAATCTGGCTCGGTTCCGTCACGATGTAGTTGTGCTTGGTAATCGGCATCGTCACGCCGCGAATATCGGCCTCTTGGAAGGCATCGGTTCCCAAGAGGTTGCTGCCCACCTGCCCGGTGATCGCGACGATGGGAACGGAGTCCAAATTGGCGTCGGCAAGCGCTGTCACTAAGTTGGTCGCGCCCGGCCCAGAGGTAGCGATACGCACACCTACCTTGCCGGAAGCTTGGGCATATCCTTCAGCAGCATGGCCAGCCCCTTGCTCATGGCGAGTGAGCACATGGCGCAGCTTGGTCGAGGTGTGCAAGGCGTCGTATAGAGGAAGCACGGCACCGCCTGGAATACCGAAGACAAGCTTGGTTCCCAGATCTTCAAGAGTGCGGACAATGGCGTGAGCGCCACTCATCCGCTCGGGAGCGCGGGCACGTGAGGCCGCGGCCACCGAAGCGGGCGTGGGCGAAGTTGTCGTTACCACGGTTAATGTGCTCCTTGGGTTGGTCTAATACAGGGTCTGATCATCATCGGAAACGTCTCCAGATATGAATAAAGCCCCCGCCGGCTGTTATGTCTGCGGGGGCGAAAAGCGTCGACGTCATGGGCGTCGCGGTCACCACCGCGTTGGTACTACCTGAAGTCGAATAATGATCATGGGCATGACTATACACTGATAGGTATTACACTCGTGGAGATTACCCCCTTTTGGGATCATATTCCCACCTAGTGAGACACGCCTGAAAAATAGGTTCGCCCTTGCCGGCCTTAGTGAATTAGGCTTGCACACTATGACTCCACCACCTAAGGGCAACAAACCTCGTCAGTTCACCACCCAGGCAGAGGTTTTCAAGCCATCCCGTGACCACATCTTGGGCATCCTCATCCTGTCCGCCATTGCTCTACTAAGCATCGGATGGGCCCCCAAATACCTCGCATGGCTGTTCATTATCCCCATCCTCGGATTGTGGTGGGTCATAAAATCCCGCACCAAAGTCTCCGAATCTGGAATCGCTATCTCTTACGCATTCCGGAAAAATATCCAGATCGCATGGGACGATTTTGCCGGAATCGGCTTCCAACGCGCCCGCGCCTTCGCCCGCACCAAGGCCGGCGCGGAGCACAACCTGCCCGGTGTTACCTTTAACTCGCTCCCGCGCCTTTCGGAGGCCTCCCGCGGCCGCATCCCTGACGCCCTTACCCAGGGCCGTGAAGCGGCAGATGACAAGGTGGTAATTGTCCACCGTGACGGCCAACAAGTCCTCCTCAGCAAAGAAGAGTATGAGGACTACCTCGAGCGCCACCCCGAGCTCAAGCCTTCGGCCGAAAACTAAATACGCCGCCTACACTCCCCCGTTACCTTGTGAGTGTCCCCGATAATGGGGATAGTCGCTGGTCCCGGTATGGCTTACCTGCCCTGTAGTTTCCATAATCCGGGGGGTGTTGCCGCCGGGTGCCAGGACTTTCGATGACAGCTGATAGGGACACGGCCAGTTTTAAACTAGGTCTCTTTGTAACGTGGGTGCTTGCAACGAAGGTCATGACACCAGCGACTGGAACAACGCCATACCCATCTCGTTTTCTAGGAGCTCATCATGTCTCCGGAGCATTCCATCGACATATTCCTTGGGTTAGACGTCGGCAAATCTGAACACCACGCCTGCGCCTTAGACCGTGATGGCAACAAGGTCTTCGACAAACCGTTGCCTCAACTCGAATCCGAACTAGCAGGCGTTTTTCACCAGCTTCAGAAGCTTGGCACCGTGCTCGTGATCGTCGACCAACCCAACACCATCGGCGCACTACCGATTGCTGTAGCCCGGGACTGCGGTTGCGAAGTCGGATACCTGCCAGGTCTTGCGATGCGCAAAGCTGCAGATCTCTATCCGGGACGTGCAAAACAGACAAACGCGACGCATTCATCATCGCCGACACCGCCCGCACAATGCCCCACACGCTACGTGCCGTCGACCGCAATGATGAGGTACTCTCCGCCCTAAAGATGCTGTCCGGCTTCGATGATGACATCGCCCGCGATTGCACTCGCACTGTCAATCGGCTTCGCAGTGTCCTCACCCAGATCTACCCCAGCCTGGAACGAGTTTTTGCTGGTAGCACCCTGACTCGCACGCCGATCCTGGAATTATTGATCCATTACAAGGGACCGCAGGGGCTAAAAAGAGCCGGATACCAACGAGTGTTGAACTGGATGATCAAGCGCACACGTAAAGACCCCACCCCGCTGGTAGACGACATTTTTACAGCGCTGAAAGCTCAAACAGTCACCGTGCCTGGAAGCGATGCCGCCGAGTTAGTAATTCCTCAACTGGCTGCAAACATCCAGGCCCTCAAAGAGCAACGAAACACCATTGCTGAGCAGGTTGAAGAGATGCTCGCTGATTTCCCTCTTTGTGAGGTCTTGATGAGTATGCCCGGAGTCGGCATCAAGACCGCAGCGCAGATCCTTCTTGCGATCGGTGATGGCTCCGACTTCGCTAGTGCTGGCCACTTAGCTGCTTATGCTGGAATAGCACCCGTGACTAGACGATCCGGTTCGTCGATCAGAGGTGAATTCCCGGCACGGTCAGGCAATAAACGACTGAAAAACGCCTTGTTCTACTCCGCATTCGCAGTTATCCGCAGCCACGAACCGTCACGGCGGTATTACGAACGCAAACGCGCTGAAGGAAAACGCCACAACGCAGCAGTCATCTGCCTGGCACGACGCCGATGCAATGTCATCTACGCGATGCTGAAAAACAAGGAGTTCTTCCGCGAAATCCCGCCACGCCCCGTCGCCGCATAAAGCCCCAAAGACGAAGCCGACCAGCACACGCTGGCCGGCTCCTAGGCACGCCTAAGAAACTACTCCCAAGACTGTGCTCGTCAACATCGGTCTGGCACTTGACAAAAACATAGGGACACCCCCCACATCCTTGAAGGAATGGTGACTGAAAACCATGTTCCCGCTGCGTTCAAAAGTAACTACCGTCGGCCGCCAAGCCTCTGGAGCCCGCGCCCTCTGGCGGGCCACCGGCACCAAAGAAAATGACTTTGGCAAGCCGATCGTCGCCATCGCTAACTCCTATACGCAGTTCGTCCCCGGCCACGTGCACCTGAAAAACGTCGGCGATATCGTTGCTAATGCCGTGCGCGAAGCAGGCGGCGTACCCAAGGAATTCAACACCATTGCCGTGGACGATGGCATTGCTATGGGGCACAGCGGCATGCTCTACTCGCTACCCTCGCGTGAAATCATCTCCGATTCCATCGAGTACATGGCCAATGCCCACACTGCCGACGCCCTGGTGTGCATCTCCAACTGCGATAAAATCACCCCGGGCATGCTCAATGCGGCGCTGCGCCTGAACATTCCCACCATTTTCGTCTCCGGCGGACCGATGGAGGCCGGCAAAGCCGTCGTGGTTGATGGCGTAGCCCACGCCCCCACTGACCTCATCACTGCCATTACCGCCTCCGCCAATGACGCGGTATCTGATGAAGGCTTGTCCCAGGTAGAGGAATCCGCCTGCCCCACCTGCGGTTCCTGTTCTGGCATGTTTACCGCCAATTCCATGAACTGCCTGACAGAGGCCCTTGGCCTGGCGCTGCCCGGCAACGGCACCACCTTGGCCACCCACACGGCTCGGCGCAGCCTATTTGAAAAGGCCGGCTCCACCATCGTCGATATGTGCCGCCGCTATTACGGCGAGGAGGACAAATCCGTTCTCCCCCGCAATATCGCCACCAAGGAAGCCTTCACCAACGCCATGGCGCTAGACATGGCCATGGGTGGCTCGACTAATACCATCCTGCACACGCTTGCAGCCGCACAGGAAGGCGAGGTGGATTTCACCCTCGATAATATTAATGACATCTCCTACCGCGTGCCCTGCCTGTCCAAGGTCGCGCCCAATGGCAGCTACCACATTGAGGACGTCCACCGCGCCGGTGGCATCCCCGCTATCTTAGGAGAGCTTCGCCGCGCCGGGCACCTGAACTTGAAGGTGCATACCGCACTATATGACAACGCCGAGCAGTGGCTAGATGACTGGGATATCCGCAACCCTCATGCCACTGATGAGGCCCGCGAACTGTATTACGCCGCGCCCGGCGGTGTGCGCACCACCGAACCATTTTCCCAGTCCAACCGCTGGGACGACCTAGATACCGATGCCACAAACGGCTGCATTCACGATGCCGACCATGCCTTTTCTTCCGACGGCGGCCTCGTTGTCCTGCGCGGAAACTTGGCTCCCGACGGGGCCATCGTGAAAGCAGCGGGCGTCGAAGAGGAACTATGGACCTTTTCCGGCCCCGCCCGCGTCGTGGAATCGCAGGAGGAAGCGGTGTCCAT from Corynebacterium tuberculostearicum includes the following:
- a CDS encoding acetolactate synthase large subunit; protein product: MVTTTSPTPASVAAASRARAPERMSGAHAIVRTLEDLGTKLVFGIPGGAVLPLYDALHTSTKLRHVLTRHEQGAGHAAEGYAQASGKVGVRIATSGPGATNLVTALADANLDSVPIVAITGQVGSNLLGTDAFQEADIRGVTMPITKHNYIVTEPSQIPAAIAAAFHLASTGRPGPVLVDIPKDVQNGELEYSFPATFDLPGYKPTTKPHHRQIAQAVELIAQAEKPVIYAGGGVIKAEAAKELREFAEFSGIPVVTTLMALGAFPESHPLHMGMPGMHGTVPAVAAMQRADLLITIGARFDDRVTGDTSTFAPEAQVIHADIDPAEIGKIRDVAVPIVGDARNVLAGLLKEYRKNSAVKSPEVGPWRDCLDGLKERFPRGYDPTPDGQLNPQFVLEKLSETVGPEAIYCAGVGQHQMWSAQFIDFEHPRSWINSGGAGTMGYAVPAALGAKAACPDKEVWAIDGDGCFQMTNQELTTAALEGFPFKVAVINNGNLGMVRQWQTLFFNENYSNTKLRERDVYTPDFVRLAEALGCEAIRVTCEEEVVPAIERARAINDRPVVLDFIVGEDAQVWPMIGGGASNEEIQYARGLRPLFADNESAAEAPADIDETIQEV
- a CDS encoding PH domain-containing protein, whose product is MTPPPKGNKPRQFTTQAEVFKPSRDHILGILILSAIALLSIGWAPKYLAWLFIIPILGLWWVIKSRTKVSESGIAISYAFRKNIQIAWDDFAGIGFQRARAFARTKAGAEHNLPGVTFNSLPRLSEASRGRIPDALTQGREAADDKVVIVHRDGQQVLLSKEEYEDYLERHPELKPSAEN
- the ilvD gene encoding dihydroxy-acid dehydratase, translating into MFPLRSKVTTVGRQASGARALWRATGTKENDFGKPIVAIANSYTQFVPGHVHLKNVGDIVANAVREAGGVPKEFNTIAVDDGIAMGHSGMLYSLPSREIISDSIEYMANAHTADALVCISNCDKITPGMLNAALRLNIPTIFVSGGPMEAGKAVVVDGVAHAPTDLITAITASANDAVSDEGLSQVEESACPTCGSCSGMFTANSMNCLTEALGLALPGNGTTLATHTARRSLFEKAGSTIVDMCRRYYGEEDKSVLPRNIATKEAFTNAMALDMAMGGSTNTILHTLAAAQEGEVDFTLDNINDISYRVPCLSKVAPNGSYHIEDVHRAGGIPAILGELRRAGHLNLKVHTALYDNAEQWLDDWDIRNPHATDEARELYYAAPGGVRTTEPFSQSNRWDDLDTDATNGCIHDADHAFSSDGGLVVLRGNLAPDGAIVKAAGVEEELWTFSGPARVVESQEEAVSIILNKEVQPGDVVVIRYEGPSGGPGMQEMLHPTSFLKGAGLGKACALITDGRFSGGTSGLSIGHISPEAAHQGLIGLIENGDTITIDIHERQLTLDVDEDVLERRRAAQEQREQPWTPVNRNRPITKALRAYAAMATSADRGAVRVVDGHVN